The Osmerus eperlanus chromosome 15, fOsmEpe2.1, whole genome shotgun sequence genome includes a window with the following:
- the snx7 gene encoding sorting nexin-7 isoform X3 yields MSAAIGEPAIVSRSQTIPADISGQMLDLDEDDDLEVFSKDVTVTEGRAINPSMQTSPGSMVNQYKFEEEEEEEGLDTKDLFITVDNPESHVTAVETFITYRVLTKTTRSEFDSSEYEVRRRYQDFLWLKSKLEETHPTLIVHPLPEKFVMKGMVERFNNDFIDTRRKALHKFLNRVSDHPILSCSDDFKVFLTAQAWELTSHKKQGPGFLSRMGDTVRALSNSVRGVKNRPEEFTAMQEYVEAFSQKISSLDKVTQRIAKEQKEYLEELKECAPTYTLWSSSEEEQLAEPLKGVAGCLERCCQETDQQVHHLSEVLVPTLHEYVLCSEGLKAVLRRRDHIQAEFEAKSEALATKKVDREARAALRLRRTTGHIGSGSTWRIYRNIGRSRSPP; encoded by the exons ATGAGTGCGGCTATAGGCGAACCGGCTATTGTCTCCCGGAGTCAAACAATACCAGCCGACATCTCTGGACAGATGTTGGATCTTGACGAAGACGATGACTTAGAAGTGTTCagcaag GATGTCACTGTGACAGAGGGAAGGGCCATCAACCCATCCATGCAGACTTCACCAGGCTCCATGGTCAACCAGTACAagtttgaggaggaggaggaagaggaggggcttgACACAAAAGACCTCTTTATCACCGTGGATAACCCAGAGAGTCATGTGACCGCCGTAGAGACGTTCATCACCTACAGAGTTCTGACAAAG ACTACCCGCAGCGAGTTTGACTCCAGCGAGTATGAAGTTCGCAGGCGATACCAAGACTTCCTGTGGCTCAAAAGCAAACTCGAAGAAACCCATCCCACACTCATTGTTCAT CCGCTTCCGGAGAAGTTTGTGatgaaggggatggtggagaggTTCAACAATGACTTCATCGACACACGGAGGAAGGCTCTCCACAAGTTCCTGAACCGTGTGTCCGACCACCCTATCCTGTCCTGCAGCGACGACTTCAAAGTCTTCCTCACGGCACAGGCCTGG gagCTGACGTCCCATAAGAAGCAGGGTCCCGGGTTCCTAAGCAGGATGGGGGACACGGTAAGGGCGCTGTCCAACTCCGTCAGGGGCGTGAAGAACCGACCGGAGGAGTTCACGGCCATGCAGGAGTACGTGGAGGCCTTCAGCCAGAAGATCTCCTCCCTGGACAAGGTCACTCAGAGGATCGCCAAAGAACAGAAGG AGTacctggaggagctgaaggaATGCGCCCCCACCTACACCCTGTGGTCCAGCTCGGAGGAGGAGCAGCTAGCCGAACCCCTGAAGGGTGTGGCCGGCTGTCTGGAGCGCTGCTGTCAGGAGACGGACCAGCAGGTCCACCACCTCTCCGAGGTCCTAGTGCCCACCCTGCACGAGTATGTGCTGTGCTCCGAAGGTCTCAAG GCCGTTCTGAGGAGAAGAGACCACATCCAGGCCGAGTTCGAAGCTAAAAGCGAGGCCCTGGCCACCAAGAAAGTGGACAGAGAAGCA AGAGCAGCCTTAAGACTGAGGAGGACAACGGGCCATATTGGAAGCGGCTCGACTTGGAGGATTTATCGAAATATCGGGCGCTCTCGCAGTCCCCCTTGA
- the snx7 gene encoding sorting nexin-7 isoform X1 — protein sequence MSAAIGEPAIVSRSQTIPADISGQMLDLDEDDDLEVFSKDVTVTEGRAINPSMQTSPGSMVNQYKFEEEEEEEGLDTKDLFITVDNPESHVTAVETFITYRVLTKTTRSEFDSSEYEVRRRYQDFLWLKSKLEETHPTLIVHPLPEKFVMKGMVERFNNDFIDTRRKALHKFLNRVSDHPILSCSDDFKVFLTAQAWELTSHKKQGPGFLSRMGDTVRALSNSVRGVKNRPEEFTAMQEYVEAFSQKISSLDKVTQRIAKEQKEYLEELKECAPTYTLWSSSEEEQLAEPLKGVAGCLERCCQETDQQVHHLSEVLVPTLHEYVLCSEGLKAVLRRRDHIQAEFEAKSEALATKKVDREAESGDQGTVWGSLLGRNPEQVRLQRQERLGGEIDQLKEELDRLEDRGEWANNALKGDWSRWKRSMRADLKSAFLSTAEKNVDYYEKCLAVWETFLLSQKTDGLQEGAEDETS from the exons ATGAGTGCGGCTATAGGCGAACCGGCTATTGTCTCCCGGAGTCAAACAATACCAGCCGACATCTCTGGACAGATGTTGGATCTTGACGAAGACGATGACTTAGAAGTGTTCagcaag GATGTCACTGTGACAGAGGGAAGGGCCATCAACCCATCCATGCAGACTTCACCAGGCTCCATGGTCAACCAGTACAagtttgaggaggaggaggaagaggaggggcttgACACAAAAGACCTCTTTATCACCGTGGATAACCCAGAGAGTCATGTGACCGCCGTAGAGACGTTCATCACCTACAGAGTTCTGACAAAG ACTACCCGCAGCGAGTTTGACTCCAGCGAGTATGAAGTTCGCAGGCGATACCAAGACTTCCTGTGGCTCAAAAGCAAACTCGAAGAAACCCATCCCACACTCATTGTTCAT CCGCTTCCGGAGAAGTTTGTGatgaaggggatggtggagaggTTCAACAATGACTTCATCGACACACGGAGGAAGGCTCTCCACAAGTTCCTGAACCGTGTGTCCGACCACCCTATCCTGTCCTGCAGCGACGACTTCAAAGTCTTCCTCACGGCACAGGCCTGG gagCTGACGTCCCATAAGAAGCAGGGTCCCGGGTTCCTAAGCAGGATGGGGGACACGGTAAGGGCGCTGTCCAACTCCGTCAGGGGCGTGAAGAACCGACCGGAGGAGTTCACGGCCATGCAGGAGTACGTGGAGGCCTTCAGCCAGAAGATCTCCTCCCTGGACAAGGTCACTCAGAGGATCGCCAAAGAACAGAAGG AGTacctggaggagctgaaggaATGCGCCCCCACCTACACCCTGTGGTCCAGCTCGGAGGAGGAGCAGCTAGCCGAACCCCTGAAGGGTGTGGCCGGCTGTCTGGAGCGCTGCTGTCAGGAGACGGACCAGCAGGTCCACCACCTCTCCGAGGTCCTAGTGCCCACCCTGCACGAGTATGTGCTGTGCTCCGAAGGTCTCAAG GCCGTTCTGAGGAGAAGAGACCACATCCAGGCCGAGTTCGAAGCTAAAAGCGAGGCCCTGGCCACCAAGAAAGTGGACAGAGAAGCA GAGAGTGGCGACCAGGGGACAGTGTGGGGCAGTCTGCTGGGCAGGAACCCAGAGCAGGTCCgcctgcagagacaggagaggctgggaggggagatCGATCAG CTGAAGGAGGAGCTCGATAGGCTGGAGGACCGGGGGGAGTGGGCCAACAACGCCCTGAAGGGGGACTGGTCTCGCTGGAAGAGGAGCATGAGGGCCGACCTCAAATCCGCCTTCCTCTCCACCGCCGAGAAGAACGTGGACTACTATGAAAAG
- the snx7 gene encoding sorting nexin-7 isoform X2 produces the protein MSAAIGEPAIVSRSQTIPADISGQMLDLDEDDDLEVFSKDVTVTEGRAINPSMQTSPGSMVNQYKFEEEEEEEGLDTKDLFITVDNPESHVTAVETFITYRVLTKTTRSEFDSSEYEVRRRYQDFLWLKSKLEETHPTLIVHPLPEKFVMKGMVERFNNDFIDTRRKALHKFLNRVSDHPILSCSDDFKVFLTAQAWELTSHKKQGPGFLSRMGDTVRALSNSVRGVKNRPEEFTAMQEYVEAFSQKISSLDKVTQRIAKEQKEYLEELKECAPTYTLWSSSEEEQLAEPLKGVAGCLERCCQETDQQVHHLSEVLVPTLHEYVLCSEGLKAVLRRRDHIQAEFEAKSEALATKKVDREALKEELDRLEDRGEWANNALKGDWSRWKRSMRADLKSAFLSTAEKNVDYYEKCLAVWETFLLSQKTDGLQEGAEDETS, from the exons ATGAGTGCGGCTATAGGCGAACCGGCTATTGTCTCCCGGAGTCAAACAATACCAGCCGACATCTCTGGACAGATGTTGGATCTTGACGAAGACGATGACTTAGAAGTGTTCagcaag GATGTCACTGTGACAGAGGGAAGGGCCATCAACCCATCCATGCAGACTTCACCAGGCTCCATGGTCAACCAGTACAagtttgaggaggaggaggaagaggaggggcttgACACAAAAGACCTCTTTATCACCGTGGATAACCCAGAGAGTCATGTGACCGCCGTAGAGACGTTCATCACCTACAGAGTTCTGACAAAG ACTACCCGCAGCGAGTTTGACTCCAGCGAGTATGAAGTTCGCAGGCGATACCAAGACTTCCTGTGGCTCAAAAGCAAACTCGAAGAAACCCATCCCACACTCATTGTTCAT CCGCTTCCGGAGAAGTTTGTGatgaaggggatggtggagaggTTCAACAATGACTTCATCGACACACGGAGGAAGGCTCTCCACAAGTTCCTGAACCGTGTGTCCGACCACCCTATCCTGTCCTGCAGCGACGACTTCAAAGTCTTCCTCACGGCACAGGCCTGG gagCTGACGTCCCATAAGAAGCAGGGTCCCGGGTTCCTAAGCAGGATGGGGGACACGGTAAGGGCGCTGTCCAACTCCGTCAGGGGCGTGAAGAACCGACCGGAGGAGTTCACGGCCATGCAGGAGTACGTGGAGGCCTTCAGCCAGAAGATCTCCTCCCTGGACAAGGTCACTCAGAGGATCGCCAAAGAACAGAAGG AGTacctggaggagctgaaggaATGCGCCCCCACCTACACCCTGTGGTCCAGCTCGGAGGAGGAGCAGCTAGCCGAACCCCTGAAGGGTGTGGCCGGCTGTCTGGAGCGCTGCTGTCAGGAGACGGACCAGCAGGTCCACCACCTCTCCGAGGTCCTAGTGCCCACCCTGCACGAGTATGTGCTGTGCTCCGAAGGTCTCAAG GCCGTTCTGAGGAGAAGAGACCACATCCAGGCCGAGTTCGAAGCTAAAAGCGAGGCCCTGGCCACCAAGAAAGTGGACAGAGAAGCA CTGAAGGAGGAGCTCGATAGGCTGGAGGACCGGGGGGAGTGGGCCAACAACGCCCTGAAGGGGGACTGGTCTCGCTGGAAGAGGAGCATGAGGGCCGACCTCAAATCCGCCTTCCTCTCCACCGCCGAGAAGAACGTGGACTACTATGAAAAG